A section of the Drosophila sechellia strain sech25 chromosome 3L, ASM438219v1, whole genome shotgun sequence genome encodes:
- the LOC6618332 gene encoding gram-negative bacteria-binding protein 2 gives MEMSLWLALILSQLIGLDSFRVPQLLVNVTENDPWIWASLPGDHHIRSVLFYTEYEGDKCPFYDYRLDPSIGHPWVIREYLGNGTLKISAVVETHQNETVIESFRIRSLGENSASVEPLRKFLPSSEKSIDCEKLRSSTKYCLPTISHHRGKPISCSGRLLFSESFADSENPLKNWKHVVQSQLLEPHYEGVAFVNRKANSYVENNMLHLKVTKSNYGSKNPFYLENCTYTKRDSNQRCGEKKYRLPFRKFMPPFDSAKLISLDTFKYCRIDIEAKMPIGDFLFPGLTLSSVNHDAIRIAIVRGNKKLTDFASNEIGGRTLYAGQSLMIMEHAPTNWRSSPVGTITMGMTFTLTRLFGRRRVLPLR, from the exons ATGGAGATGAGTCTATGGTTGGCATTAATACTAAGCCAGTTGATCGGCTTGGATTCCTTTCGGGTTCCTCAGCTTTTGGTGAATGTCACTGAAAACGATCCGTGGATTTGGGCATCGCTGCCAG ggGATCATCATATTAGGTCGGTGCTCTTTTACACTGAGTACGAAGGGGACAAGTGTCCCTTCTATGACTATAGATTGGACCCGAGCATCGGGCATCCGTGGGTTATACGGGAATACCTGGGCAATGGTACCCTCAAAATATCCGCCGTCGTAGAGACCCATCAAAACGAAACTGTGATCGAGAGCTTCAGGATCAGATCCTTGGGAGAAAACAGTGCCTCGGTAGAACCTCTACGGAAATTCCTCCCATCATCCGAGAAAAGTATAGATTGTGAGAAGCTACGTAGCTCCACGAAATACTGTCTGCCCACGATTTCCCACCACAGAGGCAAACCCATTAGCTGCAGCGGTAGGCTGTTGTTCTCCGAATCCTTTGCAGATAGTGAAAATCCTTTGAAAAACTGGAAGCACGTTGTGCAATCACAGCTACTGGAACCTCACTATGAGGGAGTGGCCTTTGTGAATCGAAAAGCCAATTCGTATGTGGAAAATAACATGCTCCACCTAAAGGTAACCAAATCCAACTATGGGTCGAAAAACCCCTTCTATTTGGAGAACTGCACTTATACGAAAAGGGATTCCAATCAAAGATGCGGCGAGAAGAAGTACAGATTGCCATTTCGAAAGTTTATGCCTCCCTTCGATTCGGCAAAACTAATCTCATTGGATACATTTAAGTACTGCCGCATAGACATTGAAGCCAAGATGCCCATTGGAGACTTTCTATTCCCAG GACTCACACTGTCTTCAGTTAATCACGATGCCATTCGAATTGCCATTGTCCGGGGCAACAAGAAGCTAACTGATTTCGCCAGCAACGAGATCGGTGGGAGAACCCTTTATGCCGGGCAATCCTTAATGATTATGGAACACGCACCTACGAATTGGAGGAGTTCGCCAGTAGGGACAATCACTATGGGAATGACTTTCACACTTACACGGCTATTTGGAAGGAGAAGAGTGTTACCTTTAAGATAA
- the LOC116800993 gene encoding gram-negative bacteria-binding protein 2-like: protein MIALDLPHPVVNVKGREVSIMLPGDLEGIESIYFQAELVDKECDNNAYSFANESPWSAKIELQSTIEPNAKLRIQTVVERKNRIATQFSEYKINDNGIGQLLDGSRLTSSTDLIEMAAKCKPAKINSSETLSECSHRSGFSSGDLLFEDNFENDQKLTDNWIHEVRYRNTGGKNQEFVSFVDDPDNSNITNNNLHISITKDERSKILLGCTSKKEGLAKRKECGRGSRRSKREPWVSKTFRSSNMHTDFTFKYGRVEIRAKMPKGDWLFPNILLVPNMDKSDDDFFDHIRLYARGNYVLQDKHQSALDGSSLQE from the exons ATGATTGCCCTGGATTTGCCGCATCCAGTGGTAAATGTGAAGGGCAGGGAGGTATCCATAATGTTACCCGGGGATCTGGAAGGGATTGAGTCCATATATTTTCAAGCCGAGTTGGTTGACAAAGAGTGCGATAACAATGCATATTCGTTCGCAAATGAGAGCCCATGGAGTGCAAAGATTGAGTTACAAAGTACCATTGAGCCCAATGCCAAACTAAGAATTCAAACTGTGGTGGAGAGAAAAAATAGGATTGCAACTCAGTTTTCGGAGTATAAAATCAACGATAATGGAATTGGCCAGTTACTTGATGGGTCTAGATTAACCTCAAGTACTGACCTCATAGAAATGGCCGCCAAATGCAAGCCTGCTAAGATAAATTCTTCAGAAACGTTATCAGAATGTTCTCATAGAAGTGGATTCTCCAGCGGGGACTTGCTCTTCGAAGACAACTTTGAGAACGATCAGAAGCTCACGGATAACTGGATACACGAGGTTAGGTATCGCAATACTGGCGGGAAAAACCAGGAATTTGTTTCCTTTGTGGACGATCCTGACAATTCGAATATAACCAACAACAATTTGCACATATCAATCACCAAAGATGAGCGCAGTAAGATTCTTCTGGGCTGCACCAGCAAAAAGGAGGGTCTGGCCAAAAGAAAAGAGTGTGGTAGGGGGTCAAGAAGATCGAAACGGGAGCCTTGGGTCTCCAAGACATTCAGATCCTCCAATATGCACACGGACTTCACCTTTAAATATGGGCGAGTTGAGATCAGAGCTAAAATGCCCAAGGGCGATTGGTTATTTCCAA ACATTCTTCTGGTGCCCAATATGGATAAGTCTGATGATGATTTTTTCGATCATATTCGCTTGTACGCCAGGGGCAATTATGTTCTGCAGGACAAACACCAGTCTGCCCTCGACGGAAGTTCTCT TCAGGAATGA
- the LOC116800920 gene encoding LOW QUALITY PROTEIN: gram-negative bacteria-binding protein 2 (The sequence of the model RefSeq protein was modified relative to this genomic sequence to represent the inferred CDS: deleted 2 bases in 1 codon), whose protein sequence is MGTDFTYTIIWQTDKIIFKFDGEFFGAVNNATLLEPFQKHECHLVLGLTAGGNVNFNDDILEMKHKPFSNTHPKADKQFEELSRNSDWTPLVVDHIRVFAIDKEGN, encoded by the exons ATGGGGACGGATTTCACG TACACTATTATCTGGCAGACTGataaaattatctttaagttcgATGGCGAGTTCTTCGGAGCAGTAAACAATGCGACACTTCTTGAACCATTTCAAAAACATGAG TGCCATCTAGTCCTGGGTCTAACCGCCGGCGGAAATGTAAATTTCAATGACGATATTCTGGAGATGAAACACAAGCCCTTTTCAAACACCCACCCCAAAGCGGACAAACAATTCGAGGAATTATCTAGAAATTCTGATTGGACACCATTGGTGGTTGACCATATCCGGGTGTTTGCCATTGACAAGGagggaaattaa
- the LOC6618333 gene encoding SAGA-associated factor 11 homolog, which yields MSAANMPTTTGAQGSGNQVPRTSTTIVNHFRELIKEPKNLDEAANYLFQTLLDDAVVGIFNETHHLRKSGNLAALDGVPEDSTYRMCEMPNLDIFGISTAKKPMDCTCPNCDRLVAAARFAPHLEKCMGMGRISSRIASRRLATKEGATSAHLHSSGNTGGTDDEDDVDWSSDKRRKKSNQNSRNNGSKKNNGKTF from the coding sequence ATGTCTGCAGCCAACATGCCGACGACAACAGGAGCTCAGGGATCGGGAAACCAAGTTCCCAGAACTAGCACTACGATTGTAAACCACTTCCGGGAGTTGATCAAGGAACCGAAGAACCTCGACGAGGCTGCCAACTATCTGTTCCAGACGCTGCTCGACGACGCCGTAGTCGGAATCTTCAACGAGACACATCACCTGCGAAAGTCCGGGAATCTAGCCGCCCTGGACGGAGTGCCGGAGGACTCGACCTATCGGATGTGCGAAATGCCCAACCTGGACATATTCGGGATCTCAACGGCCAAAAAACCAATGGACTGCACCTGCCCCAACTGTGATCGCCTGGTTGCCGCCGCCCGCTTCGCCCCGCACCTGGAAAAGTGCATGGGCATGGGCCGTATTTCGTCGCGAATCGCCTCTCGTCGCTTGGCCACCAAAGAGGGCGCCACATCCGCCCACCTGCACTCCTCGGGAAATACCGGAGGCACTGATGATGAGGACGACGTGGACTGGTCGTCCGACAAGCGCCGAAAGAAATCAAACCAGAACTCAAGGAACAACGGCTCCAAGAAgaacaatggcaaaaccttttaG
- the LOC6618334 gene encoding TCF3 fusion partner homolog, whose amino-acid sequence MLLNKKEVMYKQLVEKLYDRCQRIQAENERCVMRVNGIKKIVRRRNHDVELLKRRLDKHGDNWRSVPMVAPHPKGKTEQKRRGPKPKNKQAADETGAPGSEPGPNTPAARKPRKQKAKQPPINPNPVIAPPHLQPPPQLLT is encoded by the exons ATGTTGCTAAATAAGAAAGAAGTTATGTACAAGCAGCTGGTGGAAAAGCTGTATGACAGGTGCCAAAGGATTCAGGCGGAAAATGAGCGATGTGTGATGAG AGTAAATGGGATCAAAAAGATAGTAAGAAGGCGCAATCATGACGTGGAGCTTCTGAAACGGCGACTAGATAAGCACGGCGACAACTGGCGATCCGTTCCCATGGTGGCTCCAcatcccaaagggaaaacCGAGCAGAAGCGCCGAGGACCGAAGCCCAAAAACAAGCAGGCGGCGGATGAAACAGGAGCACCCGGGTCTGAGCCTGGACCCAATACTCCAGCTGCCCGGAAACCCCGAAAGCAAAAAGCCAAACAGCCTCCCATTAATCCCAATCCAGTCATTGCGCCTCCGCATCTACAACCTCCACCTCAACTGTTGACCTGA
- the LOC6618335 gene encoding charged multivesicular body protein 1b gives MSTSSMEKHLFNLKFAVKELERNSKKCEKEEKLEKAKAKKAIQKGNMDVARIHAENAIRQKNQAVNYLRMSARVDAVASRVQSALTTRKVTGSMAGVVKAMDAAMKGMNLEKISSLMEKFESQFEDLDVQSSVMEGTMSDTVTTSVPQGDVDNLLQQVADEAGLELNMELPSGVQSQSVGASTAVSQEQDELTQRLARLRQAE, from the exons ATGTCTACGAGTTCCATGGAAA AACACCTTTTCAATCTAAAGTTTGCCGTAAAGGAATTGGAACGAAATTCCAAGAAATGTGAGAAGGAGGAGAAGCTGGAGAAGGCCAAGGCTAAGAAGGCGATCCAGAAGGGCAACATGGACGTGGCCCGCATTCACGCAGAGAATGCAATCCGCCAGAAGAACCAGGCGGTTAACTACCTCAGGATGAGTGCCCGAGTGGATGCAGTGGCCAGTAGGGTCCAGTCCGCACTCACCACCCGCAAGGTCACCGGCTCCATGGCCGGCGTGGTCAAGGCCATGGATGCAGCTATGAAGGGCATGAACCTGGAGAAGATTTCCTCCCTGATGGAGAAGTTTGAATCGCAGTTCGAAGACCTGGACGTCCAGAGCTCGGTAATGGAGGGCACCATGTCCGACACGGTAACCACCTCGGTGCCCCAGGGCGATGTCGACAATCTGCTCCAGCAAGTGGCCGACGAGGCTGGCCTGGAACTCAACATGGAGCTGCCCAGCGGAGTCCAGAGCCAATCCGTTGGAGCCTCGACAGCAGTATCCCAAGAGCAAGACGAGCTCACCCAGCGACTGGCACGTCTCCGCCAGGCTGAATAA
- the LOC6618336 gene encoding probable cytochrome P450 12c1, mitochondrial has translation MLRLTVKHGLRASSQLAATRNPDVSSYVQQLESEWEGAKPFRELPGPTRWQLFRGFQKGGQYHQLGMDDVMRLYKKQFGDICLIPGLFGMPSTVFTFNVETFEKVYRTEGQWPVRGGAEPVLHYRSKRKDEFFKNCMGLFSNGAEWGKNRSAVNPVLMQHRNVAIYLKPMQRVNRQFVNRIREMRDKESQEVPGDFMNTINHMTFESVATVALDRELGLLREANPPPEASKLFKNIEVLMDSFFDLGVRPSLYRYISTPTYKKFSRAMDEIFDTCSMYVNQAIERIDRKSSQGDSSDHKSVLEQLLQIDRKLAVVMAMDMLMGGVDTTSTAISGILLNLAKNPEKQQRLREEVLSKLTSLDSEYTVEDMKSLPYLRAVIKESLRVYPVTFGNARSAGADVVLDGYRIPKGTKLLMTNSFLLKDDRLYPRAKEFIPERWLRRKDDDKSDVLMNKDLNAFIYLPFGFGPRMCVGKRIVDLEMELTVANLVRNFHIEYNYPTEKPYKCRFLYKPNIPLKFKFTDLKY, from the exons ATGTTGCGTCTCACAGTAAAGCACGGCCTGCGGGCCAGTTCCCAGCTGGCTGCCACCAGAAACCCAGATGTATCATCGTACGTCCAGCAGCTGGAATCGGAATGGGAGGGCGCCAAACCCTTTAGGGAACTTCCCGGACCGACACGCTGGCAATTGTTCCGCGGCTTCCAGAAGGGGGGTCAGTACCACCAGCTGGGCATGGATGATGTGATGCGGCTGTACAAAAAGCAGTTCGGCGACATATGCCTGATACCCGGATTGTTCGGCATGCCATCCACTGTGTTCACGTTCAATGTGGAAACCTTTGAGAAGGTCTATCGCACCGAAGGTCAGTGGCCCGTCCGCGGTGGCGCCGAACCCGTCCTCCACTACCGCAGTAAGCGGAAGGATGAGTTTTTCAAGAACTGCATGGGATTGTTCAGCAA TGGCGCGGAATGGGGAAAGAATAGGAGTGCCGTGAATCCCGTCCTGATGCAGCACCGAAATGTGGCTATCTATCTGAAGCCGATGCAGCGCGTCAATCGACAGTTTGTGAATCGCATCCGCGAGATGCGCGATAAGGAGTCCCAAGAAGTGCCCGGTGACTTCATGAACACCATCAACCATATGACCTTCGAGTCAGTGGCGACAGTGGCCCTTGACAGGGAATTGGGACTACTCCGTGAAGCCAACCCGCCGCCGGAGGCCAGTAAACTGTTCAAGAATATCGAAGTCCTAATGGATTCCTTCTTCGACCTGGGCGTGAGACCATCGTTGTACAGGTACATCTCCACACCCACCTACAAGAAGTTCAGTCGGGCGATGGATGAAATCTTCGACACCTGTTCGATGTACGTAAATCAGGCCATAGAAAGGATCGATCGGAAATCTTCACAAGGCGATTCAAGCGATCATAAGAGTGTTCTCGAGCAGTTGCTGCAAATCGATAGGAAGCTCGCCGTTGTTATGGCCATGGACATGCTGATGGGAGGAGTTGATACCACCAGTACGGCTATCTCTGGAATACTGCTCAATCTGGCCAAGAATCCGGAGAAGCAGCAAAGGCTCAGGGAGGAAGTTCTAAGCAAACTAACTTCGCTGGATAGCGAGTATACTGTGGAGGATATGAAATCACTTCCGTATCTGAGGGCGGTCATCAAGGAATCGCTCCGAGTGTATCCAGTCACCTTTGGTAATGCCCGATCCGCCGGAGCTGATGTTGTCCTCGATGGCTATCGAATCCCCAAGGGCACCAAGCTTTTGATGACCAACAGCTTTTTGCTTAAGGACGACCGACTGTATCCCCGGGCAAAGGAATTCATCCCGGAACGCTGGTTGCGCCGAAAGGACGACGACAAGTCGGATGTCCTGATGAACAAGGACTTAAATGCCTTTATCTACTTGCCGTTCGGATTCGGACCACGCATGTGCGTGGGCAAAAGGATTGTGGATCTTGAAATGGAACTCACGGTGGCCAACTTGGTGCGAAATTTTCATATTGAATATAACTATCCCACTGAAAAGCCATATAAGTGCAGGTTTTTGTACAAGCCCAATATTCCTCTGAAATTCAAGTTTACCGAtctgaaatattaa